One window from the genome of Cryptomeria japonica chromosome 6, Sugi_1.0, whole genome shotgun sequence encodes:
- the LOC131079759 gene encoding pentatricopeptide repeat-containing protein At2g21090 isoform X1 gives MAYRYRKLFNFQSWLYNANNISVEPNNVMRSIYLSRSLSEANLFAKTSGEYEINTDKVYDALDILCQEGRLKEAIHFLFSTDWRQISCECDIYSLLLQGCIDMKSGREAKRVHLYMIKHGFIPGLFLGNRLVNVYINCGMLDYARQVFDKMSTRDVVSWTTILAGYAKMGFINHARQIFDEMPDRNVVSWNAMIAAYAQQGCGEEALQLFCKMQKAGVKSKSVTFVAILSAIAGLEGLEPGKQIHAFILKAGFESNVFVGSALLDMYAKCRCIKDAHQVFDKMPERNIVSWNVMVDGHGKYGSISEARYLFDNMVERSVASWTAMISGYAQRGDAEEALKLFCQMQQSLSQPDQFTYACVFSICASLAALGYGKQVHARILRIAFESYTPVGNGLVTMYAKCGSIKDAHNVFDKLPLKNVVSWTSIISGYAMHGCGYDAVKLFQQMEQAGIKPNCITFLNVLSACSHSGLVDIGLSYFTSMTEKHGIIPNIDHYSCMVGLLGRAGCLDLVKNFLNNMPCEPDTRLWSALLGISRINDHAELGKHAAEALFQLEPNNSATYILLSNIYAAAGRWNDVAKVRKMMREKGIKKLPGWSWIEIKNKVHTFVVGDEA, from the coding sequence ATGGCATACCGTTATCGTAAGCTTTTCAATTTTCAGTCTTGGCTTTATAATGCTAATAACATTTCTGTTGAACCGAATAATGTGATGAGAAGCATTTATCTGAGCCGTTCCCTGTCAGAAGCCAATCTTTTTGCAAAAACAAGCGGTGAATACGAAATAAATACTGACAAAGTCTACGATGCTTTAGACATTCTTTGTCAAGAGGGACGGTTGAAGGAGGcgattcattttctcttctcaaccGATTGGCGACAAATTTCGTGCGAGTGTGATATTTATTCCCTTCTCTTGCAGGGGTGTATTGATATGAAATCGGGCCGAGAGGCAAAGCGGGTTCACCTGTATATGATCAAGCATGGATTCATACCAGGACTTTTCTTGGGAAACCGTCTCGTAAATGTGTATATTAATTGTGGGATGTTGGATTATGCGcgtcaagtgtttgacaaaatgtcaacaagggATGTGGTTTCATGGACTACTATTCTTGCAGGCTATGCCAAAATGGGATTTATAAACCATGCGCGCCAAATATTTGACGAAATGCCCGATCGAAACGTGGTCTCTTGGAATGCAATGATAGCTGCATATGCTCAGCAGGGGTGTGGGGAGGAGGCCCTGCAATTATTTTGTAAAATGCAGAAGGCAGGAGTAAAATCTAAATCTGTTACATTTGTAGCCATTCTCAGCGCAATTGCCGGACTGGAGGGTTTAGAACCGGGAAAGCAAATTCATGCCTTTATTCTCAAGGCTGGGTTTGAGTCAAATGTGTTTGTGGGCAGTGCCCTGCTTGACATGTACGCTAAATGTAGATGTATAAAGGACGCGCATCAAGTGTTTGACAAGATGCCAGAACGAAATATAGTTTCTTGGAATGTAATGGTCGATGGGCATGGAAAATATGGTTCCATCTCAGAAGCTCGCTATCTGTTTGACAACATGGTTGAACGAAGTGTGgcctcatggactgcaatgatttcAGGATATGCTCAACGTGGGGATGCAGAGGAGGCTTTGAAGCTCTTTTGCCAGATGCAACAATCTTTATCGCAACCAGACCAATTTACGTATGCCTGTGTTTTTAGCATATGTGCCAGCCTTGCAGCTTTAGGTTACGGTAAACAAGTACATGCACGGATTTTGAGAATTGCTTTTGAATCATATACGCCTGTGGGAAATGGTCTTGTCACTATGTATGCTAAATGTGGAAGTATCAAAGATGCACACAATGTGTTTGACAAATTACCCCTAAAAAATGTGGTGTCATGGACATCAATCATTTCAGGATATGCCATGCACGGTTGTGGTTATGACGCTGTAAAGCTCTTTCAACAGATGGAACAAGCAGGGATTAAGCCTAATTGTATTACCTTCCTCAATGTTCTCTCTGCATGCAGCCACTCTGGTTTAGTAGACATAGGCCTTTCCTATTTTACTTCAATGACTGAAAAGCATGGGATCATACCAAACATAGACCACTATTCGTGCATGGTTGGCCTTTTAGGGCGGGCTGGATGCCTAGATCTTGTGAAGAATTTTCTCAATAACATGCCATGTGAACCAGACACTCGGCTTTGGTCAGCATTGCTTGGCATCTCTAGAATAAATGACCATGCGGAGTTGGGAAAACATGCGGCAGAAGCTCTTTTTCAGTTGGAGCCAAACAACTCTGCAACTTATATCCTTCTATCCAATATCTATGCTGCAGCTGGTAGGTGGAATGATGTTGCAAAAGTGaggaaaatgatgagagaaaaagGAATTAAGAAATTACCTGGATGGAGTTGGATTGAAATCAAGAACAAAGTGCATACCTTTGTGGTAGGTGATGAAGCATAA
- the LOC131079759 gene encoding pentatricopeptide repeat-containing protein At4g02750 isoform X2, with product MKSGREAKRVHLYMIKHGFIPGLFLGNRLVNVYINCGMLDYARQVFDKMSTRDVVSWTTILAGYAKMGFINHARQIFDEMPDRNVVSWNAMIAAYAQQGCGEEALQLFCKMQKAGVKSKSVTFVAILSAIAGLEGLEPGKQIHAFILKAGFESNVFVGSALLDMYAKCRCIKDAHQVFDKMPERNIVSWNVMVDGHGKYGSISEARYLFDNMVERSVASWTAMISGYAQRGDAEEALKLFCQMQQSLSQPDQFTYACVFSICASLAALGYGKQVHARILRIAFESYTPVGNGLVTMYAKCGSIKDAHNVFDKLPLKNVVSWTSIISGYAMHGCGYDAVKLFQQMEQAGIKPNCITFLNVLSACSHSGLVDIGLSYFTSMTEKHGIIPNIDHYSCMVGLLGRAGCLDLVKNFLNNMPCEPDTRLWSALLGISRINDHAELGKHAAEALFQLEPNNSATYILLSNIYAAAGRWNDVAKVRKMMREKGIKKLPGWSWIEIKNKVHTFVVGDEA from the coding sequence ATGAAATCGGGCCGAGAGGCAAAGCGGGTTCACCTGTATATGATCAAGCATGGATTCATACCAGGACTTTTCTTGGGAAACCGTCTCGTAAATGTGTATATTAATTGTGGGATGTTGGATTATGCGcgtcaagtgtttgacaaaatgtcaacaagggATGTGGTTTCATGGACTACTATTCTTGCAGGCTATGCCAAAATGGGATTTATAAACCATGCGCGCCAAATATTTGACGAAATGCCCGATCGAAACGTGGTCTCTTGGAATGCAATGATAGCTGCATATGCTCAGCAGGGGTGTGGGGAGGAGGCCCTGCAATTATTTTGTAAAATGCAGAAGGCAGGAGTAAAATCTAAATCTGTTACATTTGTAGCCATTCTCAGCGCAATTGCCGGACTGGAGGGTTTAGAACCGGGAAAGCAAATTCATGCCTTTATTCTCAAGGCTGGGTTTGAGTCAAATGTGTTTGTGGGCAGTGCCCTGCTTGACATGTACGCTAAATGTAGATGTATAAAGGACGCGCATCAAGTGTTTGACAAGATGCCAGAACGAAATATAGTTTCTTGGAATGTAATGGTCGATGGGCATGGAAAATATGGTTCCATCTCAGAAGCTCGCTATCTGTTTGACAACATGGTTGAACGAAGTGTGgcctcatggactgcaatgatttcAGGATATGCTCAACGTGGGGATGCAGAGGAGGCTTTGAAGCTCTTTTGCCAGATGCAACAATCTTTATCGCAACCAGACCAATTTACGTATGCCTGTGTTTTTAGCATATGTGCCAGCCTTGCAGCTTTAGGTTACGGTAAACAAGTACATGCACGGATTTTGAGAATTGCTTTTGAATCATATACGCCTGTGGGAAATGGTCTTGTCACTATGTATGCTAAATGTGGAAGTATCAAAGATGCACACAATGTGTTTGACAAATTACCCCTAAAAAATGTGGTGTCATGGACATCAATCATTTCAGGATATGCCATGCACGGTTGTGGTTATGACGCTGTAAAGCTCTTTCAACAGATGGAACAAGCAGGGATTAAGCCTAATTGTATTACCTTCCTCAATGTTCTCTCTGCATGCAGCCACTCTGGTTTAGTAGACATAGGCCTTTCCTATTTTACTTCAATGACTGAAAAGCATGGGATCATACCAAACATAGACCACTATTCGTGCATGGTTGGCCTTTTAGGGCGGGCTGGATGCCTAGATCTTGTGAAGAATTTTCTCAATAACATGCCATGTGAACCAGACACTCGGCTTTGGTCAGCATTGCTTGGCATCTCTAGAATAAATGACCATGCGGAGTTGGGAAAACATGCGGCAGAAGCTCTTTTTCAGTTGGAGCCAAACAACTCTGCAACTTATATCCTTCTATCCAATATCTATGCTGCAGCTGGTAGGTGGAATGATGTTGCAAAAGTGaggaaaatgatgagagaaaaagGAATTAAGAAATTACCTGGATGGAGTTGGATTGAAATCAAGAACAAAGTGCATACCTTTGTGGTAGGTGATGAAGCATAA